The Ignavibacteria bacterium genome contains the following window.
GTAAATTAATTAAAATCAATAACAAAAAATGAGGAGAACTCAAATGAAATACTTAGCTAATCTTTTTGTATTTATTCTATTTATTAATGTAATTTATGCCCAGAGCAAAAATGAGAGTGTCTGGGTAGTTGATAAAGCACATTCCAAAATCGGTTTCTCAGTAACTCACTTACTCATTTCAGAAGTTGAGGGACACTTCAAAGATTTCGATTTAAAAGTGGTATCAACCAAAGATGACTTTGTGGATGCCAAAATTGAATTTACCGCAAAAACAGCAAGTATTTTTACTGACAACGAAAAAAGAGATGAACACTTAAAATCTGATGATTTCTTTAATTCAGAGAAATATCCCGAAATGAAATTCGTCAGTAAATCCTTTAAGAAGGTTGGAAAAAACAAATATAAACTGACTGGTGACTTGACCATCCGTGATGTTACTAAACCAATTACTCTTG
Protein-coding sequences here:
- a CDS encoding YceI family protein, giving the protein MRRTQMKYLANLFVFILFINVIYAQSKNESVWVVDKAHSKIGFSVTHLLISEVEGHFKDFDLKVVSTKDDFVDAKIEFTAKTASIFTDNEKRDEHLKSDDFFNSEKYPEMKFVSKSFKKVGKNKYKLTGDLTIRDVTKPITLDVVYNGTVKDPWGNTKSGFNVTGQLNRFDYGLKWNALTELGGAVVDKIVKLRIHVELNKQS